GCACGAGGAGGTTGGGAGACAGGTCCCCAAGGTCTTCCAGGAGCTTCGCGGGGAGATCACTTCCCCCCAGTTTCGCGAAAGGGCCAGGATGGATGTACGGTACGACCACAAGGGCCTTGACGCCCCTTTCCGTTCTGAAGGCGACGATGCCGACCCACGCGGCGATCGGGATGGAGAATGACTGGAAGAAGCCCTCGATCTCCTTCGCCCGCCTGTCTCCTCCTTCCGTCATGTAGTCAAGGAAGAAAGAGACCATCTTGATCCCATTGATTCCGAAGCTGTGCTTGAAGGGCAGATTGGCGCTTGTGATGAGGAGCGAAGCCGCCGAGGCGAATATCAGGAAGAACAACACGGACAACGCGAAGTTCAAGGGGTTCAGACCGTAGAGGTTCCATATGGCGATGTACCCGAACAGCGGCTGAGTGGATGCCACAAGAAGCGATTTCGTCATGCTGGGTTGGGATGTCGCGTAGAGCGTGATCAGCCTTATCCACAATGTGGATGACGTCACGAGAATGAGCGCGGGAACGACCAGGCCCCCGTCTCCCGTGAAGTGGACGATCAGTCTCCAGACGACAAGAACCGCTGTTGCCAATGCCAGTGACACGAGCACCAAAAGGAAGGAGCGTCTCAGATAGTGTCTCCCCCCCAGGACTCGCGCCAAGGGTGCGGAGAGGACAGCTGCCAGAAGGGCGGGAGCAAGGAAGATGTATACGCCTTCGCGAACTGCCTCCCAATTCATTCCGGCATGAAGGAGGCCCATAACGAGGGACAGGAGTATTATGGGTCCAAGCAGGACCTCGGGCCTTGGAGCGGTGAACATCCTCTTCGCCAGTTTCGCCGTTTCCTGCTGGATCTCTTGGGGACTGGCGAACTTCAGGCTTTTCATCGATTCCCTCTCTTGATAGCGTCCAGTATTTCCTTCAGGCTCGCCAGGTCCCGGGTCCGCTCGACGGCCGTTCCTGTCACCAGTACGTCAGCACCCGCCTCCACCAGATCTCGGGCGCTTCTTTCGTCCCTTATGCCT
This genomic stretch from Candidatus Thermoplasmatota archaeon harbors:
- a CDS encoding DUF2070 family protein encodes the protein MKSLKFASPQEIQQETAKLAKRMFTAPRPEVLLGPIILLSLVMGLLHAGMNWEAVREGVYIFLAPALLAAVLSAPLARVLGGRHYLRRSFLLVLVSLALATAVLVVWRLIVHFTGDGGLVVPALILVTSSTLWIRLITLYATSQPSMTKSLLVASTQPLFGYIAIWNLYGLNPLNFALSVLFFLIFASAASLLITSANLPFKHSFGINGIKMVSFFLDYMTEGGDRRAKEIEGFFQSFSIPIAAWVGIVAFRTERGVKALVVVPYIHPGPFAKLGGSDLPAKLLEDLGDLSPNLLVPHGPSTHDFNPPTSQECRKIAAEVRHLLKDVEYSDEGSLFVRSRKGLAHTSAQMFGDSIV